AGTCGTCGAGGAGCCGCCAGGTGGTGAGGGCGAGCCGGTCCAGCAGCAGTTCGTCGAGCGGGCCCGGCGGGCCGGGGCGTTCCAACCACACCGTGCCGATCTCCTCCCCGTCGAGTGTGATCGGCATCGTGGTGGACGCGGGTGGCGCCGGGGCGGACGTCTCCCCGCCGCCGGGCGACATGCGGATCACCCGCCCCGTGCCGTGCAGCCGGACCCCGGCCACGCACTCGGCCAGGCCCGCCGAGGCCCGCGCGAGCGTCGGAAGATCCACCCGTCGGCGCATCAGCGTGTCTTGACGTGCTCCTCCATATGAGTGTGGAGGATTCCCGTGCCGCTTACGCGGCAGCTCGCGGCGCGGGTGCGCCGGAGACTGTGGAACGGGATGCTTGACGCTTCGCCGACCCCGATACCCCGGAGTCTCCACGTCCTGTGACCGCCCATCCGGCGGCAGAGTTGTACCGATGAAGCTGGTTTCTGGCGGCGTTGGTGTCGGCGTTGCCGATCCATCCGCACGCCGGGTTCTTGCACACGAACCGGGACCGGGACTCACGTGAGCCCGCCGTGGTCGTGTGGCAGCGGTGACATTCCCGCGAGGTGCCGTGGGGTCGGACCTTCGCCACGAGCCCGCCCCGGTCGGCGGCCTTGTAGGTCAGCAACTCGACCGTCCGGCCCCATGCCTCGCCCGCGATAGCGCGGTTCAGGCCGCGCTTCTGGGCGACCTTGACGCCCGGTTCCTCCACGGTCCCGGACGCGGACGCCGTCATGTTGCCGATTTTCAGGTCTTCGACCACGATCGCGGAGTAGGTGTCCGCGAGGGCGGTGGTGCTCTGGTGCTGCCAGTCGAGGGCTCGGCGTTTGGCTGTCGCGCGGAGCTTCGCGATCTGGTCGTAGGTGCGGGTCAGCCGCATGGAGAGCGGCTGCCCCTTCGTGGTGGTCTTCCTCTGGCGGGCGGATTTGCGTTCCAACCGCAGCAACCGCTCCGCCTGCCCAGTGGTGAGCCACGAACCGTGGCCGAGGTGTTCTCCGGTGGACAATGCCAAGGGGATGACGATGCCCCGGTCCATGCCGGCCTTCGGCCCTCGGTGCGGGGCAGGGGCGGCGACGACGGTCTCGGTGCGGAACACGATGTTCCACCCGTGGGCTTTCTTGACGAGGCGGGCCCCGGTGATCCGTCCGGCGGGGCCGCCCTTGGTCACGCCGGGCAGGTCCTTGGTCCATCGGAACCGTACCCGGCCGACCTTGGGCAGGTTGACCGCGCCCCAGCGCCGGTTGATCCGCGTGATTTGCAGGTCGCGGGCCTGGGGGACGTCGATGGCGGCCTGGGATCGGAATCGGCCCTTGAACGTCGGGCGCTTGGCGGGGTGGTTGGGGTTGAAGAAGTTCGCCCACGCCTGCCGGTAGGTCTTCAAGACCGCTTGCGCGGCCTGCGCGGGAAGCCGCCCCATCCAGTCGATCTCATGACGGGCAACGCGGATCGCCGCGTCACACTCCTTGAGTGAGGCCAGGCGATCGGGACGGAACGTGCAGAACTCGTGGAGCAGGTTCCACAGTGCGCGAGCGGTGTGCGCCTGACCGTCCAAGACGGCCGACTGCCGCTCGCCCAGATCCAGGCACGCCACCTGCGCACGAGTCCGTTTCACCGTTTCCACCAGCCGATCATATCGTTTGGTGTCATGGAAGATGATCGGGATGTTCGTAAAGGCAGGCACTGTGTTCACGAACTGTCCGCACACTTGGTGTTCGTGACGAAGTACCGCAGGAATGTCTTCACCGCGCCGATGCTGACCCGATGCGAAGAGATCATGAGGGACGTCTGCGCCGGCTTCGAATGCGAACTCCTTGAGTTCAACGGCGAAGACGACCATGTCCACCTGCTCGTCGGCTTTCCCCCCAAGGTCGCGCTCTCGACCCTGGTCAACTCGCTTAAGGGCGTCTCCGCCCGTTACCTGCGCAAGGAATACGACTCCCACGTCCGCGAGTACCTGTGGGGCGGCCACTTTTGGTCCCGCTCCTACTACGCGGGCTCGACCGGCGGCGCGAACCTGGCCACCGTCAGGAAGTACATTCAGGGCCAAGACCGGCCCACCCGCTAAGATCCAAGCACGCTCGCGCCCTAGAGGACACTCCCGCGCGAGCCTTCACCTCCCCCGTAAACGGGGGAGCACCGGCCCGCATCCCGATAGAAAATCACGACGCGGAGCGCACCCTCGGCCTCCGAATCCAACCGCGATCTCGGTGGGCTACCGCTTGGCCCCCGAGCATCCGTTCCCGGCCGCCCTGGACGACGCCTACGCCGTACTGACCTGGGCGGCCGAGCACGCGGCCGAGCTCGGCGTCGACTCGGAGCTGATCGCGGTCGAAGGTCACAGCGCCGGCGCGGGGATCGCGACCGCGGTGGCGTTGCGGGCGCGTGACCAGCGGGGCCGCGGATCCGTTTCCAGTTTCGAACGCGGCCGTCGAGTTCGTGCAGGGGATCTCGGTCGTCAAGGCGTTCGGCGGGGGCGAGCGCGCCCACCGTGGATTCCTCACGGCCGCGGACGATTTCACCGACATCTTCTCCCGCTGGGTGCTCGGCATCTCCGGGATCGCCGCCGCGATGACGCTGTCGCTGTCGCCGCCGTTCGTGCTGCTGGTCGTGCTGACCGGCGGTACGGCTCTGATCACGACCGGCTCCATGGTCCCGGCGGATCTGCTCCCCTTCCTGCTGCTGGGGCTGGGACTGACCGCCCCGGTGGCGGCTCTCGGCCACGGCTTCGACGACCTGCAGGCCGCCCGGCGCGCGGTCGGCCGGATCCGGGACGTGCTCGCGGTGCCGTCGACACCGGAGCCCGCGCACCCGGTCGCGCCGCGGGGGCACCGGGTGGAACTGCGTGACGTCCGATTCGGTTACGAAGCCGATCACGAGGTGCTGCGCGGGATCGACCTGGTGCTCGAACCGGGGACGGTCACCGCGATCGTGGGACCTTCGGGAGGCGGAAAGTCCACGCTGGTCCAGCTGCTGCCCCGGTTCTTCGACCCGACCCACGGTTCGGTCGTCCTGGGCGGTGTCGATCTCCGCGAGCTCGGCAGCCGGGAGCTCTACCGGATGGTCTCCTTCGTCTTCCAGGACGTTCGCCTGCTGCGCGCGTCGGTCGCGGACAATATCGCGCTGGCGGTACCGCGTGCCGACCTCGACGACGTGGTGCGCGCCGCCCGGCTGGCGAACGTTCACGATCGGATTCTCAAGCTGCCGGGCGGATACGAGTCGGTGATCGGTGAGGACGTCGAACTGTCGGGTGGAGAGGCACAGCGGATCTCGCTCGCACGCGCGCTGCTCGCCGCCACACCCGTCCTGGTGCTCGACGAGGCGACCTCCTTCGCCGACCCGCAGACCGAACAGGCTGTTGCGTGGTGTGTATCACCGTTTCGGCGATCATCTGGCCCGACTGCCCCTCGGCTGGTTCACCGCTCGCCGCGTCGGGGAGGTGTCGGTCCTGGCCGGCGAGGGCGTCCTGCAGGCGATGGGCGTGGCGGCGCATCTGCTGGCACCGTTCATCTCCGCCTGGGTGACTCCGCTGACGATCGTCGTCGTGATGCTCGCCTTCGACTGGCGGATGGGGTTGGCCGCGTTGGCCGCCCTACCGGTCGTGGCGGCGATCCAGGCCTGGACGGGACGCTCGATGGCCGCCGGCGACGCCGAGCGGGCCGAACGCGGCGACGAGGCCACCGGGAGAGTCATCGAGTATCTCCAGGCCCAGCCGGTGCTGCGCGCCGGCGGCCGGACCGCCGAACACCTCCGGTCGCTCGACGACGCATTGTCCGGACTTCAGCGCGCGGCCCGCCGTTCCACGCTGTCGGCGCTGCCCGGCGTACTGGGCCTGACGCTCACGGTGCAGGCGATGTTCACCGCGCTGTTGACCCTGGGCGCCTACCTCGCACTCACCGGGAGCATCGGTGCGGCGGAGGTTCTGGCGATCCTGGTACTCGCCGCCCGCTGCGCCGATCCGCTGCTGTCGCTGTCGGATATCGGCGGCAAACTGCGCGGCGCGCGCTTCGAGCTGGCGAGACTCGACACGGTGTTGCGCACCGAGCCGCTGCCGCAGGCCCGCGAACCGATCCGGCCGGTACGCCATGACCTGGCGTTCGAGTCCGTCGCCTTCCGGCACGGCGACCGCACGGTGATCGACGACCTGTCGTTGTCCGTGCCGGCGGGACAGCGGCTCGCCGTCGTCGGACCGTCGGGGGCGGGTAAGAGCACACTGTTGCAGCTGCTCGCGCGGTTCTACGACGTGGACGAGGGCGTGGTGCGCGTGGGAGGCGTGGACGTGCGCGCGATCCGTACCGAGGTGTTGATGGAGCAGATCGCCATCGTCTTCCAGGACGTCTACCTCTTCGACGGCACGATCGAGGACAACGTGCGTCTCGGCCGTCCCGACGCCGACGAGGCCGAGGTGCGGGCGGCGGCGACCGCGGCGCGACTGGACGAGGTGATCGGGCGACTGCCCGGCGGATGGGCGACGAACGTCGGCGAGGGCGGCGCGCTGCTGTCGGGTGGCGAGCGCCAGCGTGTCTCGATCGCGCGGGCGCTGCTGAAGGACGCGCCCGTCGTGCTGCTGGACGAGGTGACCTCCGCGCTGGACCCGGTGAACGAGACGGCCGTGCACGAAGGCATCGAGCGCCTGATGGCGGGCCGGACGGTGGTGATGGTGGCGCACCGGATGCGGACCGTCCAACGCGCCGATCGCGTCGTCTTCCTGGACGGCGGCCGGATCGTGGAGGAGGGCGGCCACGACGACCTGCTGCGCCGCGGTGGCCGCTACGCCGATTTCTGGGAGGTTTCCATGACACCGATGGCGGGTGAGTGAGCCGGCGTGTCGTTCGATCCCCTGTCGCGGGACCGTCGCGCCGACCGGCCCTCACGGTTCGCCGACGCGCCGGACCCGGCCGCTCAAACCGGTCCCCGCCCGCCGGGGTCGGTCACGGTCTCCAACCAGGCGAGCGCGGCCTCGACGGTCCCCACCGAGGTCACCCCATCGGGCGGGGGCGGGCGGCGCACGATCACGACCGGCAGCCCCAGCTCGCGGGCGGCCAGCAGCTTCGCGGTGGTCATCTCACCGCCGCTGTCCTTGGTGACCAGCACCTCCACCCGGTGCTCGCGCATCAGCGCCAGCTCCCCGTCCACCGTGAACGGCCCCCGGCTGAGCAGCACCTCCAGGCGTCGCGGGACGAGCGGTCCCGGCGTGTCCACCGAGCGGGCCAGGAACCACTGGCCGTCGAGGCCGGCGAAGACCGGCAGGCTGCGGCGTCCCGTGGTGAGGAACACCCGCTCCCCCAGCGAGGGCAGCAGCTCGGCGGCGGCCTCCAGAGAGGGCACCCAGCGCCAGTCGTCGCCGGGAGCCTCCCGCCAGCCGGGCCGCCGCAGGATCAGCAGCGGCAGGCCGGCCCGGTCCGCCGCCTCGACCGCCGAGGCGGTCATCCGGGCCGCGAACGGGTGCGTGGCGTCCACGACGACGTGGACGTCGTGCTCCGCCAGCCACGCCGCGAGGCCGCCGGGGCCGCCGAAGCCGCCCTCGCGCACCTCCCCCACCGGCAGCTTCGGGTCGCGTACCCGGCCGGCCAGGGAGGACACCACGTGCGTCCGCGCGCGGTCGGCGAGCGCGGCGGCCAGCCGCCTGGCCTCGTCGGTGCCGCCCAGTATCAGGACGTTCAGCGTGTTCGGCGTGTTCGGCACACCGTCACCTCGGGACGCGGAGTCAGTCACGGCAGCGGGCGGCCGAGTACAGGTGGCTGTCGGGAAACTCCGAGGCGGTCAGCACGCGGCCGACGACGATCACCGCGGTACGGAGGATCCCCGCCTCGCGAACCTGCCCGGCGATGTCGGCCAGGGTGCCGCGCAGGATCACCTCGTCGTCACGGCTGGCCCTGGCCACCACGGCCACCGGGCAGTCGGCGCCGTAGTTGGGGACGAGCTCCGCCGCGACGGCCTCGATACGCTGCACCGCCAGGTGCAGGACCATCGTGGCCCGGCTGCGGCCGAGCGTGCCGAGGTCCTCGCCCTCGGGCATGGGGGTGGCGCGCACCGAGGTCCGGGTCAGCACGATCGTCTGCCCCACCCCCGGCACGGTGAGCTCGCGCCGCAGCGACGCCGCGGCGGCGGCGAAGGCGGGCACGCCCGGGATCACCTCGTACGGCACTCCCTCGGCGTCCAGCCTGCGCATCTGCTCGGCCATCGCGCTGAACACCGACGGGTCGCCGGAGTGCAGCCTGGCCACGTCGTGCCCGGCCCCGTGGGCGGCGACCATCTCCGCGACGATCTCCTCCAGGGCCATCCTCGCGGTGTCGACGAGCCGCGCGCCCGGCGGGCACGACTCCAGCAGTTCTGCCGGGACCAGCGACCCGGCGTACAGGCACACCGGCGCGGACGCGATCGCCCGCTGGCCCCGCACGGTGATGAGATCCGCGGCGCCCGGCCCGGCACCGACGAAACGTACCGTCATCGCTTCTCCTCCGGGACGGGCGGCTTGACCGCGGTCCAGATCGTGACGGGCATCATGGGCCGCCAGCCGGTGAACCCGCCGACCGGGGCGGCCCTGCTGATCGCGAGCCGGACCATGCCGCCGCCGAGCCTGCCGTGCCAGAGGGCGAGGACCGCCTCCGACTCGACGGTCACCGCGTTGGCCACCAGCCTGCCGCCCGGCCGTAGCGCCTCCCAGCACGCCTCCACCATCCCGGGAACGGTCACCCCGCCGCCGATGAAGATCGCGTCGGGCCGCTCCAGGCCGGCGAGCGCGGCGGGTGCGGCACCGGTCACCACGTCGAGGCCGGGAACGCCCAGCGCCGCGGCGTTACGGGCGACCGCGGCCACCCTTTCCCGATGGGACTCCACCGCGATCGCCCGGTTGTCCGGGTGCGCGCGCATCCACTCGATGCCGATGCTGCCCGCGCCCGCGCCGACGTCCCACAGCAGCTCCCCCGGGACGGGCGCCAGCCGGGACAGGGTGACCGCGCGCACCTCGCTCTTGGTGAGCTGGCCGTCGTGCTCGAACGCCTCGTCGGGCAGGCCGGGAAGGCGGGGCAGCGGAACGGTCCCGGCGTCGGCGCGGCACTCCACGGCGACGACGTTGAGGTCGTGGGTCACGGGCGGGGACCAGGTGGCGGCCGTACCGGAGAGCACGCGCTCCCCGGCGCCGCCCAGCCGTTCCAGGACCGTCATCGGGCTCGCGCCGTAGCCTCGGGCGGCGAGCAGCCCGGCGACCCGGGCCGGGGTGCGCCCGTCGGCGCTGAGGACCAGGACGCGGCGGCCGTCGTGGACGACCGGGTGCAGCACCTCGGCGGGACGCGCCACGAGGCTGACCACCTCGACCCGGTCGGCCGCCCACCCGAGCCTGGCGCAGGCCAGGGAGACCGACGACGGGTGCGGCAGGACCCGCACCCGGTCGGCGCCGAGCAGCCGCACCAGGGTCGTGCCGATGCCGTGGAACATGGGGTCGCCGCTGGCCAGCACGCACACCCTGCGCCCCCGGTGGGAGGCGATCAGCGCGGGCAGGGCCGGAAGCAGCGGTGAGGGCCAGACAACACGCTCAGCCCCGGGCCTTGCGCCGTACCCGGTTCCGAACGTGGCACCGTGTTCAGCGCCGGACTCGGTTCCGGGCTTGGCGCCGGACTCGGCATCGTGATCGGCGCTGGGCCCGGCACCGTACTCGGCGCCGGGCCTGGCATTGTGCTCGCCACCGGGTTCGGTACCGGCTTCCGTGACTTCGGGACCGGCTTCGGGGATGAGTCCCAGCTGCCGGGCGCCGCCCATCAGGACCTCGGCGGCGCGCAGCTCGCGCCGCGCCGCCTCGGAGAGACCGGCCCAGCCGTCGTCCCCGATCCCGACGACGACGACGGGGCCGGCTGTCGTGATGGCAGGGTCAGACATTGCCCAGCACCCGGGTGATGCGGATCTCGACCACGACGCGGGCGAAGTTCTCCCGGGGCACCCGATAGCGCTCGGCGTAGCGGCGCTCGGCGTCGGCGACCGACTCGGGGTCGGTACGGATCACCGCGCGCCCCTCCAGGGTCGACCAGCGGCCCCCGTCCACCTGGCAGACCGCGACAGCCGCCCCCTCGTCTCCCGCCGCGAGCACGTGGCGGACCTTGTGCGAGCCGCCCGAAGTGATCACCCTGGCGATCCCCGAGTCCGCGTCCAGCGTCACTCCCACCGGGATGACGTGCGGCGTGCCGTCGGCGCGCACGGTGGTCATCGTGCACAGGTGACGCTCCCGCCAGAACGCGCGGAGTTCCTCTCCGAGATCCTTCAACAACCGATCCTTCCCCGATGCCGTTCTACCGGGCGACATGGTAGCCCCGGACCGCGTCCACCGCCGGACCCGGTCACCGGTCAGGCCGGCACGGTCCCCCGGCCGACCGGACCGAGGCCGAGGCCGAGGCCGACCGGCGTCGCCCCGATCGGAGCGACGCCGTCGATCCTGGGCCGTCAGCCCGCCGATGTCTCGCGGCCGTCAACCCGCCGTCGACCCACGGCCGCCGGCCCGCCGACGCCCCGCGACCGTCGGCCCGTCGGCGTCGGCCGGCTCCGGCCGGTGCAGGTCAGTCCTCCGTGGCGGGCCGGTCGCGCTCCTCCTCGTAGGCCCGCAGGACCTCCTCGCGCCGCTCCGCAGGGAGCCTGTCGATGTAGAGGCGGCCGTCGAGGTGGTCCGTCTCGTGCTGCAGACACCGGGCCAGCAGGCCGGTGCCCTCGACCGTCAGAGGTACCCCGGTGACGTCGACACCGTGCACGACCGCCCGGTCGGGCCTGGCGAGCGACGCCCGCTGTCCGGGCACCGACAGGCAGCCCTCGTCGTAGTCCGCCAGGGTGCGCGCGGCGGCCTCGGGCAGCACCAGGACCGGGTTGACCACGACGCCCTTGCGGTACTCCTCGGTGTCGTCCGGGCAGTCGTAGACGAACACGCGCAGGGGAATCCCGATCTGGTTGGCCGCGAGCCCCACGCCGTCGGCCGCGTACATGCTGGCGAACATGTCGTGCACCAGCGTGGCCAGGTTCTCGTCGAAACGGGTGACCGGCTCGCAGGGCCGGTGCAGCACAGGGTCGCCCACGTAACGGATGGGCGTGGGCCTGCCCTCACCACTCGCCTCCACCCCTCAGCCTCCCGCGTTGAAGATGACGTCGTCGGGCGTGACCCTCACGGTGACGCGCCGCTCGTCCGGGACCCGGAAGGGATAGGACTCCACCCCGAGATACTTCTTCGCCAGGTGGTCGACGACCTCGTCCGCGCCCTCCAGCTCCAGCCGGGCCGTACCCGAGACGCTGACCAGGCGGAAGGCGTCCTCGGGGTCGAGGACGCTCACCGACACGCGCGGGTCCCGGCGCAGGTGGCGCTCCTTGGCCCGGCCGACGGCCGTGTTGAAGACGACGTCGTCTCCGTCGATGTCGACCCACACGACGGTGCTGTGCAGCGACCCGTCCGGCCTGACGGTGGTCACCCAGGCGTGGAGGGGCCGCCTGAGCAGTTCCTTGGCGTGTTCATCGAGTTTTCCCACCGGAACCTCCACGTTGCGAACAATGCCTACGAGGCAATCGAACATCACGCGCGCGTGATCGATTCCACCGCCCCCGCGGTGGGGGCGGAGTCCACTCCGGCGGCCCCTCCCGGGGTTCCGGTGGCAATCGCCGAAAATCCAACGGATACCGCCGACCGGCGCCGGCACGGAGCACCCCGGCGAGGTCAGCGGCATTCTCGGCCCGACGACACACCAGTCCTGCGACGCCCTCACATCAGACATGATGATCGCAGACGCGGAGGCGTTTCAGCGCGGGATCACCCAGCCCGGCGCCCAGGTCCCGGCGGCGTCGTGGCTGGCCGCCGTGGCGGCGAGGCGGGCGCGGAGGGTGGTCAGCCCCGGGTGGGGGTTGTCGCGGTGCCACAGGAGCGAGTGCGGGTAGACGGGCGTCGGGTCGGTCACCGGGATGCGGCGCAGGCCGTGGTCGGCGGGCCAGACCAGGCGGGTCTGCTCGCCCATGAAGGTGGCCAGGGCCGGGGTGTCGGCGATGGTATCGAGGAGCGCGTCGGAGCCGAAGTTGGGGCCCGTCGCCTTGATGACGAGGCCGAACTCGGCGACGAGATCGTCGTAGTAGGCGGCCCACTCGGTACCGGGGACGACACCGGGCATCCAGATCCGGTGCCCGGCGAGCTGAGCGACGGTCACCGACCGGGAGTCGGCCAGCGCGTGGGCGGGCCCGGTGAGGAGCTGGAGCGGCTCGTAACGAACGGTTGTTTTCCAGAGATGGTGGGGTGCGCGTTGGAAAGGTCGCTGGGGCGGCGGTTCAGGTGGTTCTGGGCCGCGTACACGGTCAGCGCGTTCGGCACATGGATCGCGTTCGACGCGTTCGCCCTGATCGCGATTCTCGCGCTGGACGCGGGGCCCACCGAGGTGTCGGTTCTGGCCGCCGCGGGACTCGCGGTCGGGGCGGTGGTCGCGGTGCCGCTCGGGCCGTGGGTGGAGTTCCGGCGCAAACGGCCGGTGATGATCGCGATGGACCTGATCCGGTTCGCGGCGCTGATGAGCGTTCCCGCCGCCCACGTGCTCGGCCGGCTGAGCTTCGCTCAACTCCTGGTTGTGGCGGCCTCATCGGCTCGCGACTGGCCCGCCCGCTCCTCGCACGGTTCGGACAGCACAAGGTCATGCTCACCGCCGGGACGCTGCGCGCGTGCTGGCCACTCGGATTGGCCCTCATCAGCCCCGGCCCCACCGGACTCGTCCTCGTCATCGCCGTCGAACTCGGACTGATCACCTGCATGGGCGTGTTCAACCCGGTATTCGCCACCTACCGGCTCGAACGGCTCCCGTCGGACCGGGTCGCCCGCACGCTGTCTGCCTGGTCGATCACGAGTAAGGCCACCATCGCGGCCATGACCGGCGTGTGGGGCCTGCTGGCCGGCCTCACCGGTCCCCGCACCGCGATCGCGATCGCCGGTCTCCTGCTCCTGGCGACCCCGCTTCTCCTGCCTCGGCACGACCGCACACCCCAACTCAGGAACGCCGACCAGGCGCCACCGGAAAGGCGAACACCCGCATGAGCACCGGCCCCGCGCGACCCCGCACACACCGCCCTGCTCGTCATGGACCATCAGCCCGCGATCCTCGCGCTGCTACCCGGAAGCGACAGTGAAGCCCTGCTGGAACGCGTGGAAAAGGTGATCGCCGACGTTCGCGCCAGGGCGGCGCCCTCGTCTATGTCCGGGTCGGCTGCGCCGAGGCCGACCGGCCGCGATCCCGCCCACTGGCAGGTCCTTCGCACCGATCGCCCAGCACCGTCTCATGCACCACGCGGACCTTGACCGGTGGAGCGCGCCGCCGAGGGGGAGTACATGTGACGCAGAGCGAGCGGGGGCGCCGGGGGCAGCGGGCCGGCGGCGTGATCGGCCTGGAAGGACTGGAGCAGGTAGGCGACGAGCCTGCGGGACGCCACGAGCGCGTCCTCGGTGGATTCGGCGACGATGCCGCTGTTGGC
This region of Streptosporangium sp. NBC_01495 genomic DNA includes:
- the cbiE gene encoding precorrin-6y C5,15-methyltransferase (decarboxylating) subunit CbiE is translated as MSDPAITTAGPVVVVGIGDDGWAGLSEAARRELRAAEVLMGGARQLGLIPEAGPEVTEAGTEPGGEHNARPGAEYGAGPSADHDAESGAKPGTESGAEHGATFGTGYGARPGAERVVWPSPLLPALPALIASHRGRRVCVLASGDPMFHGIGTTLVRLLGADRVRVLPHPSSVSLACARLGWAADRVEVVSLVARPAEVLHPVVHDGRRVLVLSADGRTPARVAGLLAARGYGASPMTVLERLGGAGERVLSGTAATWSPPVTHDLNVVAVECRADAGTVPLPRLPGLPDEAFEHDGQLTKSEVRAVTLSRLAPVPGELLWDVGAGAGSIGIEWMRAHPDNRAIAVESHRERVAAVARNAAALGVPGLDVVTGAAPAALAGLERPDAIFIGGGVTVPGMVEACWEALRPGGRLVANAVTVESEAVLALWHGRLGGGMVRLAISRAAPVGGFTGWRPMMPVTIWTAVKPPVPEEKR
- a CDS encoding cobalt-precorrin-6A reductase; this encodes MNVLILGGTDEARRLAAALADRARTHVVSSLAGRVRDPKLPVGEVREGGFGGPGGLAAWLAEHDVHVVVDATHPFAARMTASAVEAADRAGLPLLILRRPGWREAPGDDWRWVPSLEAAAELLPSLGERVFLTTGRRSLPVFAGLDGQWFLARSVDTPGPLVPRRLEVLLSRGPFTVDGELALMREHRVEVLVTKDSGGEMTTAKLLAARELGLPVVIVRRPPPPDGVTSVGTVEAALAWLETVTDPGGRGPV
- a CDS encoding PPOX class F420-dependent oxidoreductase, with amino-acid sequence MGKLDEHAKELLRRPLHAWVTTVRPDGSLHSTVVWVDIDGDDVVFNTAVGRAKERHLRRDPRVSVSVLDPEDAFRLVSVSGTARLELEGADEVVDHLAKKYLGVESYPFRVPDERRVTVRVTPDDVIFNAGG
- a CDS encoding alpha/beta hydrolase fold domain-containing protein is translated as MGYRLAPEHPFPAALDDAYAVLTWAAEHAAELGVDSELIAVEGHSAGAGIATAVALRARDQRGRGSVSSFERGRRVRAGDLGRQGVRRGRARPPWIPHGRGRFHRHLLPLGARHLRDRRRDDAVAVAAVRAAGRADRRYGSDHDRLHGPGGSAPLPAAGAGTDRPGGGSRPRLRRPAGRPARGRPDPGRARGAVDTGARAPGRAAGAPGGTA
- the tnpA gene encoding IS200/IS605 family transposase, with amino-acid sequence MEDDRDVRKGRHCVHELSAHLVFVTKYRRNVFTAPMLTRCEEIMRDVCAGFECELLEFNGEDDHVHLLVGFPPKVALSTLVNSLKGVSARYLRKEYDSHVREYLWGGHFWSRSYYAGSTGGANLATVRKYIQGQDRPTR
- a CDS encoding RNA-guided endonuclease InsQ/TnpB family protein, which gives rise to MKRTRAQVACLDLGERQSAVLDGQAHTARALWNLLHEFCTFRPDRLASLKECDAAIRVARHEIDWMGRLPAQAAQAVLKTYRQAWANFFNPNHPAKRPTFKGRFRSQAAIDVPQARDLQITRINRRWGAVNLPKVGRVRFRWTKDLPGVTKGGPAGRITGARLVKKAHGWNIVFRTETVVAAPAPHRGPKAGMDRGIVIPLALSTGEHLGHGSWLTTGQAERLLRLERKSARQRKTTTKGQPLSMRLTRTYDQIAKLRATAKRRALDWQHQSTTALADTYSAIVVEDLKIGNMTASASGTVEEPGVKVAQKRGLNRAIAGEAWGRTVELLTYKAADRGGLVAKVRPHGTSRECHRCHTTTAGSRESRSRFVCKNPACGWIGNADTNAARNQLHRYNSAAGWAVTGRGDSGVSGSAKRQASRSTVSGAPAPRAAA
- a CDS encoding MFS transporter → MDRVRRVRPDRDSRAGRGAHRGVGSGRRGTRGRGGGRGAARAVGGVPAQTAGDDRDGPDPVRGADERSRRPRARPAELRSTPGCGGLIGSRLARPLLARFGQHKVMLTAGTLRACWPLGLALISPGPTGLVLVIAVELGLITCMGVFNPVFATYRLERLPSDRVARTLSAWSITSKATIAAMTGVWGLLAGLTGPRTAIAIAGLLLLATPLLLPRHDRTPQLRNADQAPPERRTPA
- the def gene encoding peptide deformylase, with the translated sequence MEASGEGRPTPIRYVGDPVLHRPCEPVTRFDENLATLVHDMFASMYAADGVGLAANQIGIPLRVFVYDCPDDTEEYRKGVVVNPVLVLPEAAARTLADYDEGCLSVPGQRASLARPDRAVVHGVDVTGVPLTVEGTGLLARCLQHETDHLDGRLYIDRLPAERREEVLRAYEEERDRPATED
- a CDS encoding pyridoxamine 5'-phosphate oxidase family protein; the protein is MKDLGEELRAFWRERHLCTMTTVRADGTPHVIPVGVTLDADSGIARVITSGGSHKVRHVLAAGDEGAAVAVCQVDGGRWSTLEGRAVIRTDPESVADAERRYAERYRVPRENFARVVVEIRITRVLGNV
- a CDS encoding ABC transporter ATP-binding protein; the protein is MYHRFGDHLARLPLGWFTARRVGEVSVLAGEGVLQAMGVAAHLLAPFISAWVTPLTIVVVMLAFDWRMGLAALAALPVVAAIQAWTGRSMAAGDAERAERGDEATGRVIEYLQAQPVLRAGGRTAEHLRSLDDALSGLQRAARRSTLSALPGVLGLTLTVQAMFTALLTLGAYLALTGSIGAAEVLAILVLAARCADPLLSLSDIGGKLRGARFELARLDTVLRTEPLPQAREPIRPVRHDLAFESVAFRHGDRTVIDDLSLSVPAGQRLAVVGPSGAGKSTLLQLLARFYDVDEGVVRVGGVDVRAIRTEVLMEQIAIVFQDVYLFDGTIEDNVRLGRPDADEAEVRAAATAARLDEVIGRLPGGWATNVGEGGALLSGGERQRVSIARALLKDAPVVLLDEVTSALDPVNETAVHEGIERLMAGRTVVMVAHRMRTVQRADRVVFLDGGRIVEEGGHDDLLRRGGRYADFWEVSMTPMAGE
- the cobM gene encoding precorrin-4 C(11)-methyltransferase, with amino-acid sequence MTVRFVGAGPGAADLITVRGQRAIASAPVCLYAGSLVPAELLESCPPGARLVDTARMALEEIVAEMVAAHGAGHDVARLHSGDPSVFSAMAEQMRRLDAEGVPYEVIPGVPAFAAAAASLRRELTVPGVGQTIVLTRTSVRATPMPEGEDLGTLGRSRATMVLHLAVQRIEAVAAELVPNYGADCPVAVVARASRDDEVILRGTLADIAGQVREAGILRTAVIVVGRVLTASEFPDSHLYSAARCRD